In the Drosophila biarmipes strain raj3 chromosome X, RU_DBia_V1.1, whole genome shotgun sequence genome, one interval contains:
- the LOC108025604 gene encoding thioredoxin domain-containing protein 17, giving the protein MPEYVPARGFKEMENLLKLYDSKRCPIYIYFYGEKDKQGRSWCPDCVAAEDTIMTAFRSNAPADSIILVVDVGNREFWMAKDNPFRSPPYSVDGIPALLHWKGPERLDGDQLLKKNLLELFFEETDTTKKSTV; this is encoded by the exons ATGCCCGAATACGTGCCGGCACGCGGCTTCAAGGAGATGGAGAACCTCCTCAAGCTCTACGACAGCAAGCGCTGCCCCATCTACATCTACTTCTACGGCGAGAAGGACAAGCAGGGCCGCAGCTGGTGCCCGGACTGCGTGGCGG CCGAGGACACGATAATGACCGCCTTCCGCTCCAACGCCCCGGCGGACAGCATCATCCTGGTGGTGGACGTGGGCAACCGGGAGTTCTGGATGGCCAAGGACAACCCGTTCCGCAGTCCGCCCTACTCGGTGGACGGCATTCCGGCGCTGCTGCACTGGAAGGGGCCCGAGCGCCTGGACGGCGATCAGCTGCTGAAGAAGAACCTGCTGGAGCTCTTCTTCGAGGAGACGGACACGACGAAAAAGAGCACCGTGTAG
- the LOC108025678 gene encoding follicle cell protein 3C-1, which yields MATFKYSLLLFTLLLAIHLEASKIVYKKPLYGNGNAIKDKRVKSKAIKPETTTMSSTNTTTQENMPTAVEFVIITTPKSELETPSELMSNGSSGMTTTESGVLEVAYPGSVEESTRAGESSTTPPITTTTSGSLVSTIPSPPIPGSSAVPFQQDNQPVPCTCGVFLSSQILNGLPTKPLIHQELDRVFPCNAIGSKQCQTKCLEAIVQHLPNSANIVCSALGHDCHKERAYLFIKNCHNQWVNTNLQAGREYCCRAGVPYRCPLIG from the exons ATGG CTACCTTTAAGTATTCCCTGCTGCTTTTCACGCTTCTGCTGGCCATCCATTTGGAGGCCTCGAAAATAGTCTACAAGAAGCCGCTctacggaaacggaaatgccATCAAGGATAAGCGTGTGAAAAGTAAGGCCATTAAACCGGAAACCACCACCATGAGCAGCACCAACACAACCACTCAGGAGAACATGCCCACCGCCGTGGAGTTCGTGATCATAACCACGCCCAAAAGCGAGTTGGAAACCCCTTCGGAACTGATGAGTAATGGTAGCAGTGGTATGACCACCACAGAATCGGGTGTCTTGGAGGTGGCCTACCCGGGGTCCGTGGAGGAATCCACGAGAGCCGGAGAATCATCCACCACACCGCCGATCACAACCACTACGAGCGGCAGTCTGGTCAGCACAATTCCCTCGCCGCCGATTCCAGGATCCTCGGCGGTGCCTTTCCAGCAGGACAATCAGCCGGTTCCCTGCACTTGTGGCGTCTTCCTCTCCTCGCAGATCCTCAATGGACTGCCCACGAAACCGCTGATCCACCAGGAACTGGATCGCGTGTTCCCCTGCAATGCCATCGGTAGCAAGCAGTGCCAGACTAAGTGTCTGGAGGCG ATCGTCCAGCATCTGCCCAACTCCGCAAATATCGTTTGCTCCGCCTTGGGTCACGACTGCCACAAGGAGCGCGCCTATTTGTTCATCAAGAACTGTCACAACCAGTGGGTTAACACCAACCTGCAGGCGGGCAGGGAGTACTGCTGTCGCGCTGGAGTGCCCTACCGGTGTCCTTTGATAGGTTAA
- the LOC108025737 gene encoding UPF0729 protein CG18508 — MVCVPCFIIPLLLYIWHKFIQPIVLRYWNPWEKKDAEGNVIKKGPDFPFECKGGVCPFVPGSKKTPAADSDAKQPDDPHSTTSTVAASEAEETKKEI; from the coding sequence ATGGTGTGCGTACCTTGCTTTATCATTCCACTGCTGCTGTACATCTGGCACAAGTTCATCCAGCCCATCGTGCTGCGCTACTGGAATCCCTGGGAGAAGAAGGACGCCGAGGGCAATGTGATCAAGAAGGGTCCCGACTTCCCCTTCGAGTGCAAGGGCGGCGTGTGTCCCTTCGTGCCGGGCTCCAAGAAGACCCCAGCCGCCGACAGTGATGCCAAGCAACCAGACGATCCTCACTCGACAACGAGTACAGTCGCAGCATCGGAGGCTGAAGAAACCAAAAAGGAAATCTAG